A window of Ruminococcus champanellensis 18P13 = JCM 17042 contains these coding sequences:
- a CDS encoding rhomboid family intramembrane serine protease codes for MQRKQLIGLGMVGLGGLLMYGLLRWQPEGVFGFLLMLTGALLLVLGAGMWVLTPGPAHAEPSPSLQESPSRPWISWGIALVCLGVFLAVQQYPKLPAALGLRVGSIRAGEYWRFVTYGFTHRRWMHLAGNLLSLLILGTRLENQYGRLRFCMVYLLGMLGGGFAFLAFDGVGTCIGASGALYGVMGFLLSVGIADRAMMGRFLYEYLIPLALVGAAESLFSPGVSGWCHAGGFLPGLLFGLGYLLHRALSSK; via the coding sequence TTGCAGAGAAAACAACTGATCGGCCTGGGTATGGTTGGTCTGGGCGGACTGCTGATGTACGGGCTGTTACGCTGGCAGCCGGAGGGCGTATTCGGGTTTCTGCTGATGCTGACAGGGGCATTGCTGCTGGTGCTGGGGGCGGGCATGTGGGTGCTGACGCCCGGTCCGGCTCATGCAGAGCCGTCCCCCTCCTTACAGGAATCCCCCTCCCGTCCCTGGATCTCCTGGGGCATCGCCCTGGTGTGCCTCGGCGTGTTCCTTGCAGTACAGCAGTACCCCAAGCTGCCTGCTGCCCTGGGGCTTCGTGTCGGATCCATCCGTGCCGGGGAATACTGGCGGTTCGTGACCTACGGCTTTACCCACCGGAGATGGATGCACCTGGCAGGAAATCTGCTGTCTTTGCTGATATTGGGCACAAGGCTGGAAAACCAGTACGGCAGGCTCCGGTTCTGCATGGTCTATCTGCTGGGGATGCTGGGCGGCGGCTTTGCCTTTCTGGCATTTGACGGGGTAGGTACCTGCATCGGGGCAAGCGGCGCTTTGTACGGAGTCATGGGGTTTTTGCTTTCCGTCGGCATCGCAGACCGGGCAATGATGGGGCGCTTTCTGTACGAGTATCTGATCCCCCTGGCATTGGTAGGGGCGGCGGAAAGCCTGTTTTCTCCGGGGGTGTCCGGCTGGTGCCATGCGGGCGGCTTCCTGCCGGGGCTTCTGTTCGGGCTGGGCTATCTGCTGCACCGGGCGCTGTCATCAAAGTGA
- a CDS encoding YfhO family protein, with protein MSSKPSKAKRKQMAAKQHAPQAEPKAEAQAQAAPQPEQTQGDKPMKAAPKTQVKLPPLGKIGFFERLQCWCARNYIYILAFFIPVALTYLAYALFGMYPFGPESVLCLDLNGQYVYYFEAIRDAFWGDGSIFYNWSRNLSGEFFGIIGYYLASPFTLIVILLPRTMILGSLLIMQLCKLGTAAVTFCYFLQKSRKLKPLHALLFSMMYAMMAYAITQLIDPMWLDGLVFLPLICLGVEYLIDDGRKINYIIPLALMCFANFYIGFMICIFTALYFAYYLFAGSDKLKHFRMKSKDLKAYGYSILRMFLCTVVALMIAAVLVLPVYNALALGKFNFTANPDYSFKLQFTPIDFFAQIASVAQYNSVNVQGMPEIYCGLITALLLPLFFLNSKIPLRKKIGMGLLAAALFTSMYIRPVDMMWHGGQMPNWLPFRYSFIFSFVILTMAAMAFKELKETKPAAIYGSFFVWFMFLMLVLYEKNKHGEFDYLDTKGAIWVSVGLFGAYTILLFIQQKKNSKKVLPILIMLLIGGELTYNALDTMKSTDKEVAYSERRTYISYIQSGREITDRLYDYDKSFYRADKTYHRMVNDDLAFGLRGITHSSSVMNTRIIKFIEAMGYTCHSYYTKYNGSTPISDSLLGIKYVLDQSDNVNEGYHEVFSQMCKKQDQKEQLVTVYENPNAMSIGYMVSNTARRITGLGNDNPFNSQNVMMSTICGSTTFDPTTGAITGNTEYFYPIPQEGEPILNNLTARPYGVQTCYDVSGEGDHTIDMKFKALSDDPIYFFFKTENQRQVNLWYSPFWNKEGEFLDGEFLTYYFEGDDYRIVSLGSLPAGQEFTIRMTVTKEYTIFQNAFFYHFNQAKFEEDIAKLKQQQWEITDHSERWFKGTITAQEGQVMMTSIPYEEGWTVKVDGKKVEPIVLFNAMIGVQLSPGTHEVEMSFLPNGFTQGLMLMLLGIAACVGLGLYDHKHNKALLAAVAARRQAQAEYITKRRAKRRTK; from the coding sequence ATGTCATCCAAACCATCCAAGGCAAAGCGCAAGCAGATGGCTGCCAAGCAGCATGCGCCCCAGGCAGAGCCAAAGGCGGAAGCCCAGGCACAGGCTGCGCCCCAGCCGGAGCAGACCCAGGGGGACAAGCCCATGAAGGCTGCTCCCAAGACCCAGGTCAAGCTGCCCCCTCTGGGCAAGATCGGGTTCTTTGAGCGGCTCCAGTGCTGGTGCGCCCGGAATTATATCTACATCCTGGCGTTCTTCATTCCCGTAGCACTGACCTATCTGGCATATGCCCTGTTCGGCATGTATCCCTTTGGCCCGGAATCGGTTCTGTGCCTGGATCTGAACGGACAGTATGTGTACTACTTTGAAGCCATCCGGGATGCGTTCTGGGGGGACGGCAGTATTTTCTACAACTGGTCCCGGAACCTGTCCGGTGAGTTCTTCGGCATCATCGGCTACTATCTGGCAAGTCCCTTTACTCTGATCGTCATTCTCCTGCCCCGCACCATGATCCTGGGCAGTCTGCTCATCATGCAGCTTTGCAAGCTGGGCACCGCAGCGGTCACCTTCTGCTACTTCCTGCAAAAATCCCGGAAGCTCAAGCCCCTGCACGCCCTGCTGTTCTCCATGATGTACGCCATGATGGCGTATGCCATCACCCAGTTGATCGACCCCATGTGGCTGGACGGTCTGGTGTTCCTGCCCCTGATCTGCCTGGGCGTGGAGTATCTGATCGACGACGGCAGAAAGATCAACTACATCATCCCCCTGGCGCTGATGTGCTTCGCAAACTTCTACATCGGCTTCATGATCTGCATCTTCACCGCCCTGTACTTCGCCTACTACCTGTTTGCCGGCTCCGACAAGCTCAAGCATTTCCGCATGAAGAGCAAGGATCTGAAGGCATACGGCTACAGCATCCTGCGGATGTTCCTGTGCACGGTGGTGGCTCTGATGATAGCGGCGGTACTGGTTCTGCCGGTATACAACGCACTGGCGCTTGGTAAATTCAATTTTACCGCCAACCCGGATTACTCCTTCAAGCTCCAGTTCACCCCCATTGACTTCTTTGCCCAGATCGCCTCTGTGGCACAGTACAATTCCGTCAACGTCCAGGGTATGCCGGAGATCTACTGCGGTCTGATCACCGCCCTGCTGCTGCCCCTGTTCTTCCTGAACAGCAAGATCCCCCTGCGCAAGAAGATCGGCATGGGTCTGCTGGCAGCGGCACTGTTCACCAGCATGTACATCCGTCCGGTGGATATGATGTGGCACGGCGGTCAGATGCCCAACTGGCTGCCCTTCCGGTACTCCTTCATTTTCTCCTTCGTGATCCTCACCATGGCTGCCATGGCGTTCAAGGAGCTGAAGGAAACCAAGCCCGCCGCCATTTACGGCAGCTTCTTTGTGTGGTTCATGTTCCTGATGCTGGTGCTGTACGAGAAGAACAAGCATGGGGAATTTGATTATCTGGATACCAAGGGCGCCATCTGGGTATCCGTAGGTCTGTTTGGGGCTTACACCATCCTGCTGTTCATCCAGCAGAAAAAGAACAGCAAAAAGGTGCTGCCCATCCTCATAATGCTGCTGATCGGCGGCGAGCTGACTTACAATGCCCTGGATACCATGAAATCCACCGACAAGGAAGTGGCATACTCCGAGCGCCGCACCTATATTTCCTACATTCAGAGCGGCAGGGAGATCACCGACCGGCTCTACGACTACGACAAATCCTTCTACCGGGCAGACAAGACCTACCACCGGATGGTGAACGATGACCTGGCGTTCGGGCTGCGGGGCATCACCCACTCCAGCTCCGTTATGAACACCCGGATCATCAAGTTCATCGAGGCAATGGGCTACACCTGCCACAGCTACTACACCAAGTACAACGGGTCCACTCCCATTTCCGACAGTCTGCTGGGCATCAAGTATGTGCTGGATCAGTCCGACAACGTGAACGAAGGCTACCATGAGGTATTCAGCCAGATGTGCAAGAAGCAGGATCAGAAGGAACAGCTGGTGACGGTTTACGAAAACCCCAACGCCATGTCCATCGGCTACATGGTCAGCAACACCGCCCGCCGGATCACCGGTCTTGGCAACGACAACCCCTTCAACAGCCAGAACGTGATGATGAGCACCATTTGCGGCAGCACCACCTTCGATCCCACCACCGGTGCCATCACCGGAAACACCGAATACTTCTACCCCATTCCCCAGGAGGGGGAGCCGATCCTCAACAATCTGACCGCCCGTCCCTACGGTGTGCAGACCTGCTACGATGTCAGCGGCGAGGGGGATCACACCATCGACATGAAGTTCAAGGCGCTGTCCGATGATCCCATCTACTTCTTCTTCAAGACCGAGAATCAGCGGCAGGTGAACCTGTGGTACAGTCCCTTCTGGAACAAGGAGGGCGAGTTCCTGGACGGGGAATTCCTCACCTATTACTTTGAAGGGGACGATTACCGGATCGTCAGTCTTGGCTCTCTGCCGGCAGGACAGGAGTTCACCATCCGGATGACCGTCACCAAGGAATACACCATCTTCCAGAACGCATTCTTCTACCACTTCAACCAGGCAAAGTTTGAGGAGGACATTGCAAAGCTCAAGCAGCAGCAGTGGGAGATCACCGACCACAGCGAGCGCTGGTTCAAGGGTACCATCACCGCCCAGGAGGGTCAGGTGATGATGACCTCCATCCCCTACGAGGAGGGCTGGACTGTAAAGGTGGACGGCAAGAAGGTGGAACCCATCGTGCTGTTCAACGCCATGATCGGCGTACAGCTTTCCCCCGGTACCCACGAGGTGGAAATGAGCTTCCTGCCCAACGGCTTTACCCAGGGTCTTATGCTGATGCTCCTTGGCATCGCCGCATGCGTAGGGCTGGGGCTGTACGACCACAAGCACAACAAGGCGCTGCTGGCAGCGGTTGCAGCCCGTCGGCAGGCACAGGCGGAATACATCACCAAGCGCCGTGCAAAGCGCAGGACAAAGTAA
- a CDS encoding response regulator transcription factor: protein MIYLLEDDNSIRELVTYSLNNSGLETRGFEKPSDFWRGMEQEQPDLVLLDIMLPEEDGLSILKKLRSNPPTRKLPILMLTAKGSEYDKVIGLDCGADDYVPKPFGMMELIARVKALLRRTERKDPQPEHTIRGLYVCPAKHIVTVDGEPVSLTLKEFEMLCVFLENRNVVLTRDQLLNKVWGYAFDGESRTVDVHIRSLRQKLGEYADVIETVRGIGYKLSEPEGAR from the coding sequence ATGATTTACTTGCTGGAGGATGACAACAGCATCCGGGAGCTTGTTACCTATTCGCTGAACAATTCCGGGCTGGAAACCAGGGGCTTTGAAAAGCCCTCGGATTTCTGGCGGGGCATGGAACAGGAGCAGCCGGATCTGGTACTGCTGGATATTATGCTGCCGGAGGAGGACGGGCTTTCGATTCTCAAAAAGCTCCGGAGCAATCCCCCCACCCGGAAGCTGCCCATTCTGATGCTGACCGCCAAGGGCAGCGAATACGACAAGGTCATCGGTCTGGACTGCGGTGCCGACGACTACGTCCCCAAGCCCTTCGGCATGATGGAGCTGATCGCCAGGGTCAAGGCGCTGCTGCGCCGGACGGAGCGAAAGGATCCCCAGCCGGAGCATACCATCCGGGGGCTGTATGTGTGCCCGGCAAAGCACATCGTCACCGTGGACGGGGAACCGGTGTCCCTGACCCTCAAGGAGTTTGAGATGCTGTGCGTATTCCTGGAAAACCGGAACGTGGTGCTGACCCGGGATCAACTGCTCAACAAGGTGTGGGGCTATGCCTTTGACGGGGAGAGCCGGACGGTGGACGTACACATCCGTTCCCTGCGGCAGAAGCTGGGAGAGTATGCGGATGTGATCGAAACCGTCCGGGGCATCGGCTATAAGCTCAGCGAGCCGGAGGGGGCACGATGA
- a CDS encoding response regulator transcription factor, protein MKRILVCEDEDVIRDFVVINLKRAGYDVTDVNCGEEALKTFDAEHGNFDIVLLDIMMPGIDGFTVCKKLRERSSTLGIIMLTAKAQEMDKVSGLMIGADDYITKPFSPSELTARVDAIYRRVCMSFIKNENNPVIESGPFLLNLKSRTVSKNGKPVDLTQVEYQILEYFMNNKNTALDRSSILSHIWGDSYFGDDKIVDVNIRRIRMKIEDEPSNPQYIITIWGYGYKWNDA, encoded by the coding sequence TTGAAACGAATTCTTGTATGCGAGGACGAGGATGTGATCCGTGATTTCGTGGTCATCAACCTCAAACGTGCCGGCTACGATGTAACCGACGTAAACTGCGGCGAAGAAGCCTTGAAAACCTTTGACGCAGAGCATGGAAACTTCGATATTGTGCTGCTGGACATTATGATGCCCGGCATCGACGGATTCACCGTCTGCAAGAAGCTGCGGGAGCGCAGCTCCACCCTGGGGATCATTATGCTCACCGCCAAGGCGCAGGAAATGGACAAGGTCAGCGGTCTGATGATCGGGGCGGACGATTACATCACCAAGCCCTTTTCCCCCTCGGAGCTGACCGCCCGGGTGGACGCCATTTACCGGCGGGTGTGCATGAGCTTCATCAAGAACGAGAACAACCCGGTGATCGAATCCGGCCCCTTCCTGCTGAACCTCAAGAGCCGCACCGTGTCCAAAAACGGCAAGCCGGTGGATCTGACCCAGGTGGAATACCAGATCCTGGAGTATTTTATGAACAACAAGAACACCGCCCTGGATCGCTCCAGCATTCTCAGTCACATCTGGGGAGACAGCTACTTCGGAGACGACAAGATCGTGGACGTGAACATCCGGCGGATCCGCATGAAGATCGAGGATGAGCCCTCCAACCCCCAGTACATCATCACCATCTGGGGCTACGGCTACAAGTGGAATGACGCCTGA
- a CDS encoding citrate synthase, which produces MNQQNENMMNLKPLCDKLIAGSRIDPQLYEKFHVKRGLRRSDGTGVIAGITKICNVHGYVVNEGEIDPIPGELIYRGYQINDLVSHAEQEGRFGFEETVYLLLLGDLPNRQELDAFTRHLSACRPLPENFVVDMILKAPSNNIMNKMARSVLALYSYDAECETKSIENELRTAISLVAKLPVIMASAYQVKRSHFDGESMIMHPLRPEENTAQTVLSLLRNDRQYTDAEAHLLDTLMTLHAEHGGNNSTFTCRVLTSSGTDAYSAYAAAIGALKGPRHGGANIKVMQMLDSFKENVKNWEDEGQVADHMRKILRKEAGDGSGLIYGMGHAVYTLSDPREVILKRKAMELAHGKDIEAEFRLLDTIERLTPEIFRDFKTSDKAICANVDMYSGLVYKMLGIPADLYTPMFAISRIAGWAAHRMEETITGKRIIRPAYKAIAKERAYVPLDDRD; this is translated from the coding sequence ATGAATCAGCAGAACGAAAATATGATGAATCTGAAGCCCCTGTGTGACAAGCTGATCGCCGGCTCCCGGATCGATCCCCAGCTGTACGAGAAATTCCATGTGAAGCGTGGTCTGCGCCGCAGCGACGGCACCGGCGTCATTGCCGGGATCACCAAGATCTGCAACGTACACGGCTATGTGGTCAACGAAGGGGAGATCGACCCCATTCCCGGCGAGCTGATCTACCGGGGCTATCAGATCAATGACCTGGTGTCCCATGCGGAGCAGGAGGGGCGCTTCGGCTTTGAGGAAACCGTATACCTGCTACTGCTGGGGGATCTGCCCAACCGGCAGGAGCTGGACGCCTTTACCCGGCATCTGTCCGCCTGCCGGCCCCTGCCGGAGAATTTCGTGGTGGACATGATCCTCAAGGCGCCCTCCAACAACATCATGAACAAGATGGCACGTTCCGTGCTGGCGCTGTATTCCTACGATGCGGAGTGCGAGACCAAGAGCATTGAAAACGAGCTGCGCACCGCCATCAGTCTGGTGGCAAAGCTGCCGGTGATCATGGCATCCGCATACCAGGTCAAGCGCAGCCACTTTGACGGAGAGAGCATGATCATGCATCCCCTGCGGCCGGAGGAAAACACCGCCCAGACCGTACTGTCCCTGCTGCGGAACGACCGGCAGTATACGGATGCGGAAGCCCATCTGCTGGATACGCTCATGACCCTGCATGCAGAGCACGGCGGCAACAACTCCACCTTTACCTGCCGGGTGCTGACCTCCTCCGGCACGGACGCCTACTCCGCCTATGCGGCAGCCATCGGGGCACTGAAGGGTCCCCGGCACGGCGGTGCCAACATCAAGGTGATGCAGATGCTGGATTCCTTCAAGGAAAACGTGAAGAACTGGGAGGACGAGGGGCAGGTGGCTGACCATATGCGGAAGATCCTGCGGAAGGAAGCCGGGGACGGCTCCGGTCTGATCTACGGCATGGGGCATGCGGTATACACCCTGTCCGACCCCAGAGAGGTGATCCTCAAGCGCAAGGCAATGGAGCTTGCCCACGGCAAGGACATCGAGGCAGAGTTCCGGCTGCTGGACACCATCGAGCGGCTGACCCCGGAGATCTTCCGTGATTTCAAGACCAGTGACAAGGCCATCTGCGCCAACGTGGACATGTACTCCGGATTGGTATACAAAATGTTGGGGATCCCGGCAGATCTGTACACGCCCATGTTTGCCATTTCCCGGATCGCCGGATGGGCAGCCCATCGGATGGAGGAGACCATCACCGGCAAGCGGATCATCCGCCCCGCATACAAGGCCATCGCCAAGGAGCGTGCCTATGTGCCGCTGGACGATCGGGACTGA
- a CDS encoding chloride channel protein — translation METQNRTWLSHSLFSARCFCKWGLLGLAMGGVVGLVGTGFSWAVDSVTALRQVHSWLLYLLPVAGVLIVGLYHLFGIYTDKGTNLVLLAVREHGKMDLRNMICIFTASVLTHLCGGSSGREGAALQIGGSMGATFSKVLKLDEADSRILVMSGMSACFAALFGTPVSAAFFAMEVISIGVLHYSALLPCMTAAVTGSAVSRFFGMGPMSPQVLVPGFSWLSFGKAAAVALVCGLLSFVFCAGIHWAAKGYQRFLKNPYLRAAAGGGLVVLCSLLLGTRMYNGAGTETILAAFTQQQAWYVFLLKLLLTALTLGAGFKGGEIVPVFFVGSTCGSALSGLLGLDPSFAAAIGMISLFCGVTNCPLTTLFLSVELFGGEGAPFYGAAVAVAYISSGYAGLYSEQKILYSKFKPQFIDKKVG, via the coding sequence ATGGAAACACAAAACCGCACCTGGCTGAGTCACAGTCTGTTTTCCGCCCGGTGCTTCTGTAAATGGGGGCTGTTGGGGCTTGCCATGGGCGGCGTGGTCGGTCTGGTGGGCACCGGCTTCTCCTGGGCGGTGGATTCCGTGACCGCACTGCGGCAGGTACATAGCTGGCTGCTGTATCTGCTGCCTGTGGCAGGGGTGCTGATCGTGGGATTGTACCACCTGTTTGGCATCTACACGGACAAGGGTACCAATCTGGTGCTGCTGGCAGTCCGGGAGCACGGGAAAATGGATCTGCGGAATATGATCTGCATCTTTACCGCCTCCGTGCTGACCCATTTATGCGGCGGCTCCAGCGGCAGAGAAGGCGCTGCCCTCCAGATCGGCGGCAGCATGGGCGCCACCTTCTCCAAGGTGCTGAAGCTGGACGAGGCGGACAGCCGGATTCTGGTGATGTCCGGCATGAGCGCCTGCTTCGCCGCCCTGTTCGGCACTCCCGTATCCGCCGCCTTTTTCGCCATGGAGGTCATCAGCATCGGGGTGCTGCACTACTCCGCCCTGCTGCCCTGTATGACCGCCGCCGTCACCGGCAGTGCCGTATCCCGGTTCTTCGGCATGGGTCCCATGTCCCCCCAGGTGCTGGTGCCCGGGTTTAGCTGGCTCTCCTTCGGCAAGGCGGCAGCAGTGGCGCTGGTGTGCGGTCTGCTGAGCTTTGTGTTCTGCGCCGGGATCCACTGGGCGGCAAAGGGTTACCAGCGGTTTCTGAAGAATCCCTACCTGCGGGCAGCAGCAGGCGGCGGACTGGTGGTGCTGTGCAGTCTGCTGCTGGGCACTCGGATGTACAACGGCGCAGGCACGGAAACCATCCTTGCCGCCTTTACCCAACAGCAGGCATGGTATGTATTCCTGTTGAAGCTGCTGCTGACCGCACTGACCCTGGGGGCAGGCTTCAAGGGGGGCGAGATCGTCCCCGTATTCTTCGTGGGCTCCACCTGCGGCAGTGCCCTGTCTGGGCTGCTGGGGCTGGATCCCTCCTTTGCCGCCGCCATTGGCATGATCTCCCTGTTCTGCGGTGTGACCAACTGCCCTCTGACCACCCTGTTCCTCAGCGTGGAGCTGTTCGGCGGGGAGGGCGCTCCCTTCTACGGTGCGGCTGTGGCTGTGGCGTACATTTCCTCCGGGTATGCAGGGCTGTACAGCGAACAAAAGATCCTCTACTCCAAATTCAAGCCCCAGTTCATTGATAAAAAGGTGGGGTAA
- a CDS encoding nuclease-related domain-containing protein — protein MPGLQMAAWIAAGLVGLFLLLWMGNRCAKHRGRVGERMVAAQLRRFARKHGGKVCSNVYLPLYAGTCEIDHLLFGSFGVLVVETKHVGGEISGNGSQLRQVMGSKTHQLYNPQLQNKTHVDNVRHHLRKAGLERIPVQGLVVFSNPRAVLHTQAGIPLSRLQDTLCRLPDARQPWKQAYAALRAVQVRNPLRQLWHDWKPHRKKR, from the coding sequence ATGCCCGGATTACAGATGGCGGCGTGGATCGCCGCAGGGCTTGTGGGCTTGTTCCTGCTGCTCTGGATGGGCAACCGGTGCGCCAAGCACCGGGGCAGGGTGGGAGAACGGATGGTGGCAGCACAGCTACGCCGGTTTGCCCGGAAGCATGGGGGAAAGGTGTGCAGCAACGTGTACCTGCCCCTGTATGCGGGCACCTGCGAGATCGACCACCTGCTGTTCGGCAGCTTCGGGGTGCTGGTGGTGGAAACCAAGCATGTGGGCGGCGAGATCTCCGGCAACGGCAGTCAACTGCGGCAGGTGATGGGCAGCAAGACCCACCAGCTATACAATCCCCAGCTGCAAAACAAGACCCATGTGGACAATGTGCGGCATCATCTGCGGAAGGCGGGGCTGGAACGGATCCCGGTGCAGGGACTGGTGGTGTTCTCCAATCCCCGGGCGGTGCTGCATACCCAGGCAGGGATTCCCCTGTCCCGGCTCCAGGATACCCTGTGCAGACTGCCGGATGCCCGTCAGCCCTGGAAGCAGGCATACGCCGCGCTCCGGGCGGTGCAGGTGCGCAATCCCCTGCGGCAGCTGTGGCACGACTGGAAGCCCCATCGGAAAAAGCGGTAA
- a CDS encoding sensor histidine kinase, whose protein sequence is MTRRIFLSIMTAAGVALLAALLLILGVIQSAFTQRYRQQFRDEAAYAAAGLETGGVEFLRSLSSASSRITLIDQDGTVLYDSAGTEHAENHSQRQEVQQALENGSGESSRYSATLSERTYNYALRLEDGRVLRISAGDFTMISVLRTLAKPLILIVVTVVLLSLFLASKLTRSIVRPINQMDPEHPDKTKIYTELTPLLDRLSSQSGQIDEQIRELRRKQQEFAAITENMQEGFLILDRDTNVLSYNTSALRLLGADDAVLGQSVLKLNASRSFRHAVERSIAGEHYERTMNHDDCHYHLIANPVHQEEEIIGAVLIILDVTEKDQRENLRREFTANVSHELKTPLTSISGFAEIILSGLAKPEDITHFASNIYAEAQRLITLVGDIIKLSQMDENSIPVGKEPVDLREIADSVRERLAHEAAKKHITLAVHGSHETVSGVPQILDEMVLNLCDNAIKYNVEGGRVDITVSRDPRGAVFLSVADTGIGIPQSDRERVFERFYRVDKSHSKEIGGTGLGLSIVKHGAAYHGATLALESELDKGTTITMTF, encoded by the coding sequence ATGACCCGGCGGATCTTCCTGTCCATCATGACCGCCGCCGGGGTGGCGCTGCTGGCGGCATTGCTGCTGATTCTGGGGGTGATCCAGTCCGCCTTTACCCAGCGGTACCGGCAGCAGTTCCGGGACGAGGCTGCCTATGCGGCAGCCGGGCTGGAAACAGGGGGCGTGGAGTTTCTCCGCTCCCTGTCCTCTGCCTCCAGCCGGATCACCCTCATCGACCAGGACGGCACCGTGCTGTACGATTCCGCAGGCACGGAGCATGCGGAAAACCACAGTCAGCGGCAGGAGGTGCAGCAGGCACTGGAAAACGGCTCCGGAGAAAGCAGCCGGTATTCCGCCACCCTGTCGGAGCGGACGTATAACTATGCCCTGCGGCTGGAGGATGGAAGGGTGCTGCGGATCTCCGCCGGGGACTTTACCATGATCAGCGTGCTGCGCACATTGGCAAAGCCTCTGATCTTAATTGTGGTCACGGTGGTGCTGCTGTCCCTGTTCCTTGCCTCCAAGCTGACCCGGAGCATCGTGCGGCCCATCAACCAGATGGATCCGGAGCATCCGGACAAAACCAAGATCTACACGGAGCTGACCCCCCTGCTGGATCGGCTGTCCTCCCAAAGCGGACAGATCGATGAGCAGATCCGGGAGCTGCGCCGGAAGCAGCAGGAATTTGCCGCCATCACCGAGAACATGCAGGAGGGCTTTCTGATTCTGGATCGGGACACCAACGTGCTGTCCTACAACACCAGTGCCCTGCGGCTGCTGGGGGCGGACGATGCCGTGCTGGGGCAAAGCGTGCTGAAGCTGAACGCCAGCCGCAGCTTCCGGCATGCGGTGGAACGCTCCATTGCCGGGGAGCATTACGAGCGCACCATGAACCATGACGACTGCCACTACCATCTGATCGCCAACCCGGTGCACCAGGAGGAGGAGATCATCGGTGCGGTGCTGATTATCCTGGACGTGACGGAAAAGGATCAGCGGGAGAACCTGCGCCGGGAATTTACGGCGAACGTATCCCACGAGCTGAAAACGCCCCTGACCTCCATTTCCGGCTTTGCGGAGATCATTCTGAGCGGTCTTGCCAAGCCGGAGGATATCACCCACTTTGCCTCCAATATTTACGCTGAGGCACAGCGGCTCATTACCCTGGTGGGGGATATCATCAAGCTGTCCCAGATGGATGAAAACTCCATTCCCGTGGGGAAGGAGCCGGTGGATCTCCGGGAAATCGCTGATTCCGTCCGTGAGCGGCTTGCCCATGAGGCGGCGAAAAAGCATATTACCCTGGCGGTACACGGCAGCCACGAAACGGTCAGCGGCGTACCCCAGATCCTGGATGAAATGGTGCTGAACCTGTGCGACAACGCCATCAAGTATAACGTAGAGGGAGGCAGGGTGGATATCACCGTCAGCCGGGATCCCCGGGGAGCGGTGTTCCTGTCCGTGGCGGATACGGGCATCGGCATCCCCCAGAGCGACCGGGAACGGGTGTTCGAGCGGTTCTACCGGGTGGACAAGAGCCATTCCAAGGAGATCGGCGGCACGGGGCTGGGGCTGTCCATCGTCAAGCACGGGGCAGCATACCACGGCGCCACCCTTGCGCTGGAAAGCGAGCTGGATAAGGGCACGACCATTACCATGACCTTCTGA